One segment of Macrotis lagotis isolate mMagLag1 chromosome 1, bilby.v1.9.chrom.fasta, whole genome shotgun sequence DNA contains the following:
- the QRFP gene encoding orexigenic neuropeptide QRFP, producing the protein LCSPHATHQMRAPRALPCLLLLTLGACFPPRDTREAGDPGPGGGGLRPGEVGPARGGRPGFPGAAPLVIVATKLRGLGTARAGFGFRFGRQEAADHAADVRLAGEERRSGLLGSLAEELSAYSRERGGFRFRFGRAAGPRGRAGASSQPHGQAGPRRL; encoded by the coding sequence CTCTGCTCCCCCCATGCCACGCACCAGATGAGGGCCCCGCGCGCCCTGCCCTGCCTCCTGCTCCTGACCCTGGGCGCCTGCTTCCCTCCACGTGACACGAGAGAGGCCGGGGATCCGGGGCCCGGCGGCGGCGGCCTTCGGCCCGGCGAGGTGGGCCCGGCGCGGGGCGGCAGGCCCGGCTTCCCGGGGGCGGCCCCCCTGGTCATCGTGGCCACGAAGCTCCGGGGCCTCGGGACGGCGCGCGCTGGCTTCGGATTCAGGTTCGGGAGGCAGGAGGCGGCCGACCACGCGGCCGACGTCCGCCTCGCGGGGGAAGAGCGGCGCAGCGGCCTCCTGGGCAGCCTGGCCGAGGAGCTCAGCGCCTACAGCCGGGAGAGGGGCGGCTTCCGCTTCCGGTTCGGCCGCGCCGCGGGGCCGCGGGGGCGGGCAGGGGCCTCCTCCCAGCCCCACGGCCAGGCGGGCCCCCGGCGGCTTTGA